One Rhodoflexus caldus genomic window, ACGGCATCAACCGCATTTCTATTCTGATGTTTCTTTTTTGCTTGATTGTCATTATTGTCCGCAGGCTCTTCCTGTAAGTTTTCACTTTTTTTTATTAATTGCATATGCATACAATCGCAAGCATATGCACATAGAGGCTTTCAGAGAATTTTGCCTTTCACTGGCAGGAACTGTCGAGGAGTTTCCTTTTGACGAACAAACACTGGTTTTTAAGGTGGGCGGCAAAATATTTGCCCTTACCTATGTGGATGATTTTGAGAGCATTAATGTAAAATGCGACCCTGAAACTGCCATTGAACTGCGCGAAAAGTACAACGACATAAAGCCGGGCTATCATATGAACAAACAGCATTGGAACACTATCGTTGTGAACGGCGATGTGCCCGATGCGGAAATCATACGATGGGTACGCCACTCCTATGAGCTTGTGCGCCTCAGTCTTCCCAAAAAAGTACAAGTATCTATTCAGGCAATTTCTTCAACCGATGCGTAAAAAGTGGCTGTTTTGCATTTTCGCTTTTTGGTTACAAGCGGCGGCGGCTCAAAAAATTACATACACTGTCGAGGGAGAAGTAACCGATGCCGCCGATAACCTCCCGATTGCCGAAGCACTGGTCGTAGTTACGTCTAACACCAGCACCAACCAAATGCGCATTTTGACCAACGAGGCGGGTAAATACAGGGTCAGTTTGCAACAAGGGCAATCATACCTGATAACAGCCCTGCACAAAGAGTATTTTGCACAGCCTGCTATTAAAATTAACACCATTGGCGAGCAATCCTCCTTTCGGCTACCTATCAAGTTGAATAAACTTGAGAAAAATAAACCTTTCCGAATAGACAGTATTTATTTTGACATCAGTTCCGATTCACTCTTGCCGGAGTCTAAACCCGCACTTTTGCAATTGCAGTTACTGCTCTCGCTCAACAGTCGCATCAAGGTTGAAATAGCCGTCCATACCGACTCCCGCGGCGACGATGCCTTCAATCTGGGGCTTTCGCAACTGCGCGCCGTTCGCATCGCAGACTATCTGATTGGCAAAGGAATAGACGGCAAGCGCATAACCCCCA contains:
- a CDS encoding MmcQ/YjbR family DNA-binding protein — its product is MHIEAFREFCLSLAGTVEEFPFDEQTLVFKVGGKIFALTYVDDFESINVKCDPETAIELREKYNDIKPGYHMNKQHWNTIVVNGDVPDAEIIRWVRHSYELVRLSLPKKVQVSIQAISSTDA
- a CDS encoding OmpA family protein — its product is MRKKWLFCIFAFWLQAAAAQKITYTVEGEVTDAADNLPIAEALVVVTSNTSTNQMRILTNEAGKYRVSLQQGQSYLITALHKEYFAQPAIKINTIGEQSSFRLPIKLNKLEKNKPFRIDSIYFDISSDSLLPESKPALLQLQLLLSLNSRIKVEIAVHTDSRGDDAFNLGLSQLRAVRIADYLIGKGIDGKRITPKGYGETRLLNHCRNDVKCSNAEHLVNRRVELIITDY